The region TTAAAAGGTGTAGTTTCGTATTAAACATTGTATGTAAACGAAGTATCTTTTTAAAAGGTTCCTTCATGTTATCTGTAAAATCAGAAGCAAATACTAAATCATTTACTTTAAAATCATCACCCTCCCCTTTGATTACTAAGACAGGAGCATCAGAGGTTCTTACTACCTTCTGAGTGTTAGATCCTACGAAGTATTCTTTAGCACCACTAGCACCGTGAGATCCCATTACGATAAGGTCTACATCGTTGGTTTCTGCTGTTTTAGTTACCCCGTAAGAAGTTCTGTCTAATATTAAACTGGTAGATACTTTGATCCCATTAAATGTTTCTGATAGAGCTAGTTCTTTAAGTTTTTCTTCAGCAGCATTTTTAAAGAACATAACTTCAGGTGCAGGAGTTCCTTTTTGGATACTATCATTTCCTTGTTGTGGTAAGTCAAGTATGTGTAATAATAGTATTTCTGCATTTTCTGATTTTTTGGCAATACACGATGCTACTTTGATAGCATTATAGGCTTGTGTAGAAAAATCTGTAGGTACTAGTATTTTTTTCATAGTGATATTTGTTGTTTTATTTCAATTTAATTACGTGATTTAAAGTTAAGAATATAATTATCAATAGGCAAAAGTTTTATTTGTAATAAAAAAATTAATATCTTTGCACTGTTATTTATTAAAAAAGTTAAATAATGAGGGGACATGTAGTCCCCTCTTTTTATAGCATATGGCATTAAAAAGTAAAGTACAAGAATTAATAGATAAGGCTTTAGAAGAGTATACGTCTATCTTTGTTATCGATTTTACAGTGTCTCCAGATAATAAGATTCTTCTTACTATTGATGGGGATGAGGGTGTGACACTACAAGATTGTATCAATTTTAGTAGAGCTATAGAGCATAATTTAGACAGAGAAGAAGAAGATTTCGGACTAGAGGTGGCGTCAGCAGGAGCTACAGCACCTATTAAGTTACTACGTCAGTACCATAAAAACATTGGTAGAAAACTGAAAGTAGTGACTCTAGATCAAGAGAAATATGAGGCTACTCTAGATAATGTTATCGATAATCAGATTGTCCTAAAATGGAAAGCGAGAGAAGCTAAGCCAGTAGGAAAAGGAAAAGTAACAGTGGATAAAGAAGCTGTTATACCTTTCGAGAATATTAAAGAAGCGAATGTTATAATTTCATTTTAAAATAAAAAAAGCACATGGAGAATAGAGATTTAGTAGATTCATTCTCAGAATTTAAAGACGAAAAGGATATTGAGCGTGTAACGCTGATGGCAATCTTAGAAGATGTATTTAGAAATGCATTGAAAAAAAGATTTGGGAATGATGATAACTTTGATATTATCGTTAACCCAGATAAAGGAGATTGTCAGATATTCAGAAACCGTATCGTAGTAAATGATGGTGAAGTAGAGAATGAGAACTATGAAATTTCATTATCTCAAGCACGCAAAATCGAACCAGATTTTGAGGTAGGAGAGGAAGTTTCAGAAGAAGTTAAATTAGAGGAGTTAGGTAGACGTGCTATTTTAGCATTGCGCCAAAACTTAAATTCTAAAGTGACTGAGCACGATAACACTACTTTATACAAACAGTTTAAAGACATTATCGGTGAAGTTTATTCTGCTGAAGTGCACCACATCCGTCCAAAAGTTGTAATTTTGATGGATGAGGAAGGAAATGAAATCGTTTTACCAAAAGATAAACAGATTCCATCAGATTTCTTTAAAAAAGGAGAGACTATCAAAGGTATTATCGAGGCAGTAGAATTAAAAGGAGCGAAACCACAAATCATTATGTCTAGAACATCACAACAGTTCTTAGAGAGATTATTTGAGCAAGAGATTCCTGAGATTGCTGATGGTCATATCACTATTAAGAAAGTAGTGCGTATCCCAGGTGAGAAAGCGAAAGTAGCAGTAGATACATTTGATGATCGTATCGATCCAGTAGGAGCATGTGTGGGAATGAAAGGTTCTCGTATCCACGGTATCGTACGTGAATTAGGTAACGAAAATATCGATGTAATTAACTTTACAAATAATACTGAGTTGTTTATAAAGCGTGCATTAGCACCTGCTAACGTAAACAAGGTAGTTATAAATGAAGAGACTAAGAAAGCGAATGTTTACTTAGCGTTAGAAGAGGTATCACGTGCGATAGGACGTGGTGGACAAAACATTAAACTAGCTGGTATGTTAACTGGTTATGATATTGATGTTATGCGTGAATTGAACCCAGAGGATGACGATGTTGAATTAAGAGAATTCAGTGACGAAATCGAAAATTGGGTAATTGAAGAATTTGCAAGAATCGGTTTAGATACAGCTAAAAGCGTTTTAAGCCTAAGTGTTGATGAGTTAATGAAACGTACTGATCTTGAGGAGGAAACAATTGAGAATGTCCTTAGAATCTTGAAAGAAGAATTCGAAGACTAATGAATACAGGTTAACAACACAACACAATTAATACACTAAAAGGATAATATGTCTGAAGAAAGAGCAATAAGAATTAATAAAGTTTTAAGGGAATTGAATATTTCTCTCGATAGAGCCGTTGACTTTTTAAAAGGTAAAGGTTTCGATATCGACGCAACACCTAATGCTAAAATTTCTGATCAAGAATATAGTGTTTTGACTAAACAATTTTCTGCTGATAAAGGTAAGAAAGAGGCATCTATTGAAGTAAGTGAGGAGAAGAAGAAAGAGAAAGAAGCCTTAAAAGTGGAGCGCGATAAAGAATTAGAAGAGAAGAAAAAGCAAGAGGAAGCTCGTATTAAACGCGAGCAAGAAGTTATCCGTGCTAAAGCTGAAGAAATAGCAGCTATCAAGCCTGTGGGTAAAATCGACTTAGAACCTAAAAAGACTAAAGCTTCTTCAGACGATTCAAATAAGGAAAATAAATCTTTTGAAAAAGATGCTCAGGCTCCTGCTAAAGAGAATAAACAAAAGCAATCTAAAGAGGTTATAGAGGATAAGAAAGAGTCTGTCGCTAAACCTGTGGTTGAGAAGGAAGCATCTAAAGTAACGAACTCAAGTAAACAAGTGGAAGCTAAAAAAGAGGTAGAAAAACCAAAACAGAAAGAATCTGTAACAGGAAGTAAGGATGCTTTATCTAAAAAAGAGGATGCTAAGAAAGTAGAATCCAAACCAGCAGTTGAAGTAACTAAGACTGAAGAGGTGGTAGATGAGACAATTAAGACAAATTACCAAAAACTATCAGGTACTACTTTTACTGGACAGACTATCGATTTATCTCAATTCGATAAGCCTAAAAAGAAAAAAGAAGAACCTAAGAAAGGTGGTAATGCAGGTAACAATGCTAAGCCTGGTGCTGGTAATGCTGCTAATAAGAATAAGAGAAAACGTATAGCTAAACCTGGTGAGGGTGGTAATACTACTGGAGGTACTAACAACAATACTGGAGGTGCTAATAATACTGGTGGGAATAACAACAGAAACCAAGGTGGAGGACAACGTCCTAATAATAACAATAATGGTGGTGGTAACAAATTTGGTAATAGAAACCAAAGACGTAACACTACAACACCTATCGTTAAGGCTGAGCCTACTGACGAAGAAGTGAAAAACCAAATTAAGGAGACTTTAGAACGTCTTCAAGGTAAAGGTAATAAGTCTAAATCTGCTAAATACCGTCGTGATAAGCGTGATGTTCACCGTAAGAAAACGGACGATGAACAAAAAGCATTAGAGGCAGGAAGCAAGGTGTTAAAGGTAACAGAGTTCGTTACTGTAGGAGAAATCGCTACAATGATGGATGTGCCTATTACTAAAGTTATTGGTACTTGTATGTCATTAGGTATTATGGTAACGATGAATCAACGTCTAGACGCTGAGACATTATCTATCGTAGCTGATGAGTTCGGATATGAAGTTGACTTTACTACAGCTGCTATTGAAGAGGCTATTGAAGAAGCACCAGATAATCCAGAAGATTTACAATCTCGTGCTCCTATTGTTACTGTAATGGGACACGTTGACCACGGTAAAACGTCTTTATTGGATTATGTTCGTAAAGCTAACGTTATCGCAGGTGAGTCAGGAGGTATTACACAACACATCGGTGCTTATGGGGTAACATTAGAAAATGGTCAAAAGATTACTTTCTTAGATACACCAGGTCACGAGGCGTTTACTGCAATGCGTGCTCGTGGTGCGCAAGTAACAGATATCGTTATTATCGTAATCGCTGCGGATGATGACATTATGCCACAAACGAAAGAGGCTATTAGCCATGCTCAAGCGGCAGGTGTACCAATCATCTTTGCTATCAATAAAGTGGATAAGCCTACGGCTAATCCAGAGAAAATTAAAGAGAAATTAGCTTCAATGAATTTCTTAGTAGAAGACTGGGGTGGTACTTATCAATCTCAAGATATCTCTGCTAAGCAAGGTATTGGTATGGCTGAATTACTTGAAAAAGTGTTATTAGAAGCTGAAATGCTTGACCTTAAAGCTAACCCAGATAAGTTAGCAGTAGGTACTGTAGTGGAGGCTTTCTTAGATAAAGGTAGAGGATATGTATCTACTGTATTAGTTCAAGCTGGTACATTAAGAGTAGGTGATTATTTATTAGCTGGATGTAACCATGGTAAAGTTCGTGCTATGCATGATGAGCGTGGTAAATCAATTAAAGTGGCTGGACCATCAACACCAATCTCAGTATTAGGATTAGATGGAGCACCTACTGCAGGTGATAAATTTAACGTATTCGAAGAGGAAAAAGAAGCAAAACAAATTGCATCTAAACGTACTCAGTTAATCCGCGAACAATCAGTACGTGCTCAACGTCACATTACGTTAGCAGAGATTGGACGTCGTATTGCATTAGGAGATTTCAAAGAGTTGAACATTATCTTAAAAGGAGACGTGGATGGTTCTGTTGAGGCATTATCAGATTCATTCTCTAAATTATCAACAGAAGAAATTCAAATCAACATTATCCACAAAGGAGTTGGTGCGATCACAGAGTCTGACGTATTGTTAGCTTCTGCTTCTGATGCTATTATTATTGGATTTAACGTTCGTCCGATGGCGTCTGCTAAACAATTAGCTGATAAAGAAGAAATCGATATCCGTAACTACTCTATTATCTATGCTGCTATCGATGACCTTAAAGATGCAATGGAAGGTATGTTATCTCCAGAGTTGAAAGAAGAGGTTACTGGTACTGCTGAGATTAGAGAGCTATTCAAAATTTCTAAAGTTGGTACTATCGCTGGATGTATGGTTACAGATGGTAAGATCTTCCGTAACTCTAGAATCCGCTTAATCCGCGAGGGAGTTGTAATTTACACTGGTGAGTTAACTGCTCTTAGACGTTTCAAAGACGATGCTAAAGAAGTATCTAAAGGATATGACTGTGGTATTCAAATCAAAAATTACAATGATATTAAGGAGTATGACGTAATCGAAGCTTTCCAAGAAGTAGAGGTTAAGAAGAAACTTAAATAATCAAAATATAATTTAGAAAAAGCTTGTCAGTGATGACAAGCTTTTTTTTTGATTAAAAATCGCTATAGTATTTGTTGACTGTGTTCGTCAGTTAATCCGAGAATACGCGATAGACTTATAAATGAAAAGGAATTATGAAAACTAGGTCAAATCATTGATTTTAGTATACTATAGTTTAAGAGTTCATGAAAAGGACTGTGTAGTAGAATTGCTTTGTAGTCTTTGGTTAGCGCTGATTCTGGGTTAATTGTTAAGTTTGTGGTAAAGATTTCTGCCAAGTTGTCTTATTTTAAAATTGGCTTGTATTTTGCACACATATTACAAAGCAATAAAAAAGTATTAGTATGATTTGGATTTTGATGATCGCTATAATGGGAGCCAGCTGGTTAGTTGGTAATCGTTTAAAGAAGAAGTTTGAAACTTATTCTAAGGTTCATTTACAAAATGGTATGAGTGGTGCTGAGATAGCACAGAAGATGCTAATGGATCACGGTATCCGTGATGTAAGAGTAATCTCTACTCCAGGCAGATTAACAGACCACTATAATCCGATGGATAAAACAGTGAATCTAAGTGAGGCAGTATACAATGAGCGTAATGCAGCGGCAGCGGCAGTAGCAGCACATGAAGTAGGACACGCTGTACAGCATGCTGAAGCTTATCACTGGCTGACAATGCGTTCTAAATTAGTACCAATCGTTAGCTTCACTTCTTCTATTATGTCATTCGTACTATTAGGAGGAATATTGATGTTAAATAGTTTTCCACAGTTATTGTTAATTGGGATTATCTTATTTGCAATGACGACAATATTCTCTTTTGTTACTTTACCAGTGGAGTACGATGCTAGTAATCGCGCTTTAAAGTGGTTAAAAGCAAAGAATATGGTAACTCAAGCGGAATATGCAGGGGCAGAAGATTCGCTTAAGTGGGCTGCACGTACCTATGTAGTAGCAGCGATAAGTTCATTAGCTACGTTGCTATACTATGTGATGATCTATATGAATCGAAGATAATAAAGATATAAAAACAAGAAACGCCTTCTACACAGAAGGCGTTTCTTGTTTTTATAGTGGATTGATAGTAATCATTAAGGGGATATGATCAGAGACTTTTCTTGCAATAGTAATGTCTTCAAAATCTTCAAAGAAGAGAATAGGTGTCGCTTTTACTAGTTCGTTTTTTTCACTGTGATAAAATATATTGTCATATTCTGAGGCTAGACAATCTCCTTTTATACACTTCTGTCTGAGGCTACTCTTTTGATCAGTAAAACTCGCTACATATCCTTGTTTCTTTAAGGGATTAAATACAGTGTGTCTCTCAGGTAGGTTAAAGTCCCCTAAGAATATAAGATTGTGTTCTGGGTATATTTCAGGAAAGAACTTCAAGTACTTTATTTCGGTTTCTGGTTGATGTTTAGTAGGCAAAGTATGAATGCTGCTTATCGTTATCTCCTTTCCTTTATAAATAAAGGTTGCTATATAAGGTTCTCTTTCTATTTCTTCTTGGTAGGTTGGTTCTAAGAATGGTTTTCCCTTAAGTTTAACCTTGTTTGTTCTCCAAATATAAGCATAGCGCTCTGAGCGATAAGGAGAACTTATGGTAGGATCACTTACTGAATAATCCCATTTGGCACCTGAAGATCTGTTTAGCTCCTCGTTTAGTTTAGCGATGGTTTGTGCACCTGATGGGTTAGTGACAACCTCTTGGATAGCGATAATATCTGTTTGTTTAATGATTTTAGCGATGTATTCTATGTGTTCCTCTGTTTTGCTTTTTCCTATATTAAGTAGGTTCCAAGTCATAATCTTTACTTGTGCTTGGATAGTGAATGATAAGAATAGGGTAGTAGATAGAAGTAATAAGGCTTTTAAAAATCTCGTACTAGGCATATTGAATTATGTTAAAGGGATTACATTATATTGTTTTTATAAAGAGGCTTTTGTAAAAATGATGTATTTTTACACGGTTTTATTTTGCATCCTACCTCTTTAGAAAAGGGTGACAAAATTAGTAATGTAACTGATATAAACTTTAAAAATTGAAAACATTTTCTTCTATATCAAATTTTGAAAGTGAGAAACGAGTAATAGCAACTTTAGGAACATTTGATGGTGTACATATCGGTCATCAG is a window of Myroides oncorhynchi DNA encoding:
- a CDS encoding universal stress protein, encoding MKKILVPTDFSTQAYNAIKVASCIAKKSENAEILLLHILDLPQQGNDSIQKGTPAPEVMFFKNAAEEKLKELALSETFNGIKVSTSLILDRTSYGVTKTAETNDVDLIVMGSHGASGAKEYFVGSNTQKVVRTSDAPVLVIKGEGDDFKVNDLVFASDFTDNMKEPFKKILRLHTMFNTKLHLLMVNTPNSFKPTHVAEEVFEEFLEDITETEYDLSIYNDLTVEKGVLNFAKKVDSNLITIATHGRTGLSHFFNGSISEDLVNHSPISVLTLKID
- the rimP gene encoding ribosome assembly cofactor RimP; amino-acid sequence: MALKSKVQELIDKALEEYTSIFVIDFTVSPDNKILLTIDGDEGVTLQDCINFSRAIEHNLDREEEDFGLEVASAGATAPIKLLRQYHKNIGRKLKVVTLDQEKYEATLDNVIDNQIVLKWKAREAKPVGKGKVTVDKEAVIPFENIKEANVIISF
- the nusA gene encoding transcription termination factor NusA → MENRDLVDSFSEFKDEKDIERVTLMAILEDVFRNALKKRFGNDDNFDIIVNPDKGDCQIFRNRIVVNDGEVENENYEISLSQARKIEPDFEVGEEVSEEVKLEELGRRAILALRQNLNSKVTEHDNTTLYKQFKDIIGEVYSAEVHHIRPKVVILMDEEGNEIVLPKDKQIPSDFFKKGETIKGIIEAVELKGAKPQIIMSRTSQQFLERLFEQEIPEIADGHITIKKVVRIPGEKAKVAVDTFDDRIDPVGACVGMKGSRIHGIVRELGNENIDVINFTNNTELFIKRALAPANVNKVVINEETKKANVYLALEEVSRAIGRGGQNIKLAGMLTGYDIDVMRELNPEDDDVELREFSDEIENWVIEEFARIGLDTAKSVLSLSVDELMKRTDLEEETIENVLRILKEEFED
- the infB gene encoding translation initiation factor IF-2 is translated as MSEERAIRINKVLRELNISLDRAVDFLKGKGFDIDATPNAKISDQEYSVLTKQFSADKGKKEASIEVSEEKKKEKEALKVERDKELEEKKKQEEARIKREQEVIRAKAEEIAAIKPVGKIDLEPKKTKASSDDSNKENKSFEKDAQAPAKENKQKQSKEVIEDKKESVAKPVVEKEASKVTNSSKQVEAKKEVEKPKQKESVTGSKDALSKKEDAKKVESKPAVEVTKTEEVVDETIKTNYQKLSGTTFTGQTIDLSQFDKPKKKKEEPKKGGNAGNNAKPGAGNAANKNKRKRIAKPGEGGNTTGGTNNNTGGANNTGGNNNRNQGGGQRPNNNNNGGGNKFGNRNQRRNTTTPIVKAEPTDEEVKNQIKETLERLQGKGNKSKSAKYRRDKRDVHRKKTDDEQKALEAGSKVLKVTEFVTVGEIATMMDVPITKVIGTCMSLGIMVTMNQRLDAETLSIVADEFGYEVDFTTAAIEEAIEEAPDNPEDLQSRAPIVTVMGHVDHGKTSLLDYVRKANVIAGESGGITQHIGAYGVTLENGQKITFLDTPGHEAFTAMRARGAQVTDIVIIVIAADDDIMPQTKEAISHAQAAGVPIIFAINKVDKPTANPEKIKEKLASMNFLVEDWGGTYQSQDISAKQGIGMAELLEKVLLEAEMLDLKANPDKLAVGTVVEAFLDKGRGYVSTVLVQAGTLRVGDYLLAGCNHGKVRAMHDERGKSIKVAGPSTPISVLGLDGAPTAGDKFNVFEEEKEAKQIASKRTQLIREQSVRAQRHITLAEIGRRIALGDFKELNIILKGDVDGSVEALSDSFSKLSTEEIQINIIHKGVGAITESDVLLASASDAIIIGFNVRPMASAKQLADKEEIDIRNYSIIYAAIDDLKDAMEGMLSPELKEEVTGTAEIRELFKISKVGTIAGCMVTDGKIFRNSRIRLIREGVVIYTGELTALRRFKDDAKEVSKGYDCGIQIKNYNDIKEYDVIEAFQEVEVKKKLK
- a CDS encoding zinc metallopeptidase, translating into MIWILMIAIMGASWLVGNRLKKKFETYSKVHLQNGMSGAEIAQKMLMDHGIRDVRVISTPGRLTDHYNPMDKTVNLSEAVYNERNAAAAAVAAHEVGHAVQHAEAYHWLTMRSKLVPIVSFTSSIMSFVLLGGILMLNSFPQLLLIGIILFAMTTIFSFVTLPVEYDASNRALKWLKAKNMVTQAEYAGAEDSLKWAARTYVVAAISSLATLLYYVMIYMNRR
- a CDS encoding endonuclease/exonuclease/phosphatase family protein; amino-acid sequence: MPSTRFLKALLLLSTTLFLSFTIQAQVKIMTWNLLNIGKSKTEEHIEYIAKIIKQTDIIAIQEVVTNPSGAQTIAKLNEELNRSSGAKWDYSVSDPTISSPYRSERYAYIWRTNKVKLKGKPFLEPTYQEEIEREPYIATFIYKGKEITISSIHTLPTKHQPETEIKYLKFFPEIYPEHNLIFLGDFNLPERHTVFNPLKKQGYVASFTDQKSSLRQKCIKGDCLASEYDNIFYHSEKNELVKATPILFFEDFEDITIARKVSDHIPLMITINPL